In Phyllostomus discolor isolate MPI-MPIP mPhyDis1 chromosome 2, mPhyDis1.pri.v3, whole genome shotgun sequence, the following are encoded in one genomic region:
- the AIRE gene encoding autoimmune regulator: MAGEARGGDAALRRLLKRHRTEIAVAVDSAFPLLHALADHDVVPEDKLQETLRLKDTEGCPQAFYSLLSWLLTQDAAVILDFWRVLFKDYNLERYARLQPVLDSFPKDVDLSQPRKGRKPPAGPKATAPMPKPPTKRKAPEEPRTAPLSVALSPRGTSSPGSQAKAKPHKKQESAAEPQRLPLGNGIQTISASVQRAVAVSSGDAPGTCGAVEGILIQQVFESGGTQKCIQVGGVYTPSKFEDPGAAKSKARSSSGLKTLVRAKGTQVAAPAGGDPRASQQGRVPAPAALPSEPQPHQKNEDECAVCRDGGELICCDGCPRAFHLACLSPPLQEIPSGTWRCSSCLQGRAQRDQPRAEEPPAETSVILGLRSSGEEVKGLLREPPSGMDTAVTYKHLLPPAAAAPLPVLDPSALRPLLFVGPEGQQGPATGARCGVCGDGTDALRCAHCAAAFHWRCHFPAGARPGAVLRCRSCSGDPAPAPGEGAPAPSPARSVTGPAKAGDDSTGHEPVLQRDDLESLLSEHSFDGILQWAIQSMSRPLAEAPTFPS; encoded by the exons ATGGCAGGCGAGGCCCGCGGCGGAGACGCGGCGCTGCGCCGCCTGCTGAAGCGGCACCGCACCGAGATCGCTGTGGCCGTGGACAGTGCCTTCCCGCTGCTGCACGCGCTAGCCGACCACGACGTGGTCCCGGAGGACAAGCTCCAG GAGACGCTGCGTCTGAAAGACACGGAGGGCTGCCCGCAGGCCTTCTACTCGCTGCTCTCCTGGCTCCTGACCCAAGACGCGGCTGTGATCCTGGACTTCTGGAGAGTTCTCTTCAAGGACTACAACCTGGAGAGATATGCCCGGCTGCAGCCCGTCCTAGACAGCTTTCCCAAAG ATGTGGACCTCAGCCAGCCCCGGAAGGGGAGGAAGCCCCCAGCTGGCCCCAAGGCCACTGCGCCAATGCCCAAACCCCCCACCAAGAGGAAGGCCCCGGAGGAGCCCCGGACTGCCCCGTTGTCGGTAGCCCTGTCCCCAAGGGGCACCTCCAGCCCAG GCTCCCAGGCGAAGGCCAAGCCCCACAAGAAGCAGGAGAGCGCCGCGGAACCACAGCGCCTGCCGCTGGGGAATG ggattCAGACCATATCGGCGTCGGTTCAGAGGGCCGTGGCCGTATCGTCTGGGGACGCCCCAGGCACCTGTGGGGCCGTGGAGGGGATCCTCATCCAGCAGGTGTTTGAGTCAG GTGGCACCCAGAAGTGCATCCAGGTTGGGGGGGTTTATACCCCCAGCAAGTTTGAAGACCCAGGCGCAGCGAAGAGCAAAGCCCGCAGCAGCAGTGGCCTGAAGACCCTGGTCCGGGCCAAGGGGACCCAGGTTGCTGCCCCT GCTGGAGGGGATCCGAGGGCCAGCCAGCAGGGCAGGGTCccggcccctgctgccctccccagcgagccccagccccaccag AAGAATGAGGACGAGTGTGCCGTGTGCCGGGACGGAGGGGAGCTCATCTGCTGTGACGGCTGCCCGCGGGCCTTCCACCTGGCCTGCCTGTCCCCGCCGCTCCAGGAGATCCCCAG CGGGACCTGGAGGTGCTCCAGCTGCCTGCAGGGAAGAGCCCAGCGGGACCAGCCCCGCGCTGAGGAGCCCCCGGCAGAAACCTCG GTCATCCTGGGGCTGCGGTCCTCAGGAGAGGAGGTGAAGGGCCTGCTCAGGGAGCCCCCATCTGGGATGGACACTGCTGTGACCTACAAGCACCTGCTGCCCCCAGCTGCGGCAGCCCCCCTGCCCGTATTGGACCCCTCTGCCCTACGCCCCCTGCTGTTTGTGGGCCCTGAGGGGCAGCAG GGTCCGGCGACCGGCGCGCGGTGCGGAGTGTGCGGAGACGGCACGGACGCGCTGCGGTGCGCGCACTGCGCCGCCGCCTTCCACTGGCGCTGCCACTTCCCGGCGGGCGCCCGGCCCGG GGCCGTCCTGCGCTGCAGATCCTGTTCTGGAGaccctgccccggccccgggggagggggcgccggCCCCGAGCCCGGCCCGCTCGGTTACCGGGCCCGCCAAG GCAGGGGATGATTCTACTGGTCACGAGCCCGTCCTGCAGAGGGATGACCTGGAGTCCCTCCTGAGTGAG CACTCCTTCGATGGCATCCTGCAGTGGGCCATCCAGAGCATGTCCCGCCCACTGGCCGAGGCGCCCACCTTCCCCTCCTGA